The Burkholderia ubonensis genome has a window encoding:
- a CDS encoding DUF3772 domain-containing protein: protein MSIPRLSTYARRIALIALLQFAAIATAAAFPAAASAPGASGVGVPVPTISLSDAVAELKQMQVQQDRIKQQTSAATNGKVLDSLADSTQALSAAVDKLSAQLVPQRAKIQAQLDVLGPPPAPGAAPETPAVEQQRATLNARKAQIDAALKQAADQKGNLANLTDQFSKLNRSLLKNQLVLRSGSIFGAQFWLPLFRLPPDDAQRLGDFDEQLVAMLKSAWQPGQRIVTTLLLLAALAVWIVGRRLVERGLAWFCVNRLPETRLRRSALALSTAVTTLLTTGVAVQLLYVALARRYDLTPTLSDLWDEFAKLALTCALIAGLGRALLCTRHPSWRLPALADPVARAMRPFPGVLAGLLLVSGTLEEINRIVDTSLSVTLFGRGIVALVVTLTVGASLLRANRVRSALAAAGEAPEQRSTLAGLIHAGVSLAIVVSLLALMIGYISVARFITFELVWFEIVLCSVYVLTQLTRDACATLFNANLSSGKQIKHLFGLGDRHLEQAQTVLSGLGTSLLMLFAVIALLTGGFGTTPGDLLDSLVAVVGGQKLQSLNIMPDRIINAVIGFAVGLYLLRSVRRWLDNEFMPALGMDPGMRASLVTLFSNVGYALIVLMTLALLGVRWDKLAWIVSALSVGIGFGLQEIVKNFVSGLILLTERPVKVGDMISISGVEGDIRRINVRATEIQLSDRSTVIVPNSQLISQNLRNVTMGNSTQGVATLVLTFPLNTDPEQVRDLLLDAYREHPSILEKPAPSVTFSQLTPDGITLSVTGYVASPRIAGSTKSDLLFEILKRLRAAQISLSSPRMLMVQNMPAGEASPR from the coding sequence ATGTCAATACCACGACTTTCCACCTACGCACGCCGCATCGCGCTGATCGCACTGCTGCAGTTCGCGGCGATCGCGACGGCCGCCGCGTTTCCGGCGGCCGCGTCCGCACCGGGCGCGAGCGGCGTCGGCGTCCCGGTGCCGACGATTTCGTTGAGCGACGCGGTCGCCGAGCTGAAGCAGATGCAGGTCCAGCAGGACCGCATCAAGCAGCAGACGTCCGCCGCGACGAACGGCAAGGTGCTGGACTCGCTGGCAGACTCGACCCAGGCGTTGAGCGCCGCCGTCGACAAGCTGAGCGCGCAACTGGTCCCGCAGCGCGCGAAGATCCAGGCGCAGCTCGACGTGCTCGGGCCGCCGCCCGCGCCGGGCGCGGCGCCCGAGACCCCGGCGGTCGAGCAGCAGCGCGCGACGTTGAACGCGCGCAAGGCGCAAATCGATGCGGCGCTGAAGCAGGCCGCCGACCAGAAGGGCAATCTCGCCAACCTGACCGACCAGTTCTCGAAGCTGAATCGCAGCCTGCTGAAGAACCAGCTCGTGCTGCGCTCGGGCAGCATCTTCGGCGCACAATTCTGGCTGCCGCTGTTCCGGCTGCCGCCCGACGACGCGCAGCGGCTCGGCGACTTCGACGAGCAGCTCGTCGCGATGCTGAAGTCGGCCTGGCAGCCGGGGCAGCGCATCGTGACCACGCTGCTGCTGCTCGCCGCGCTGGCGGTCTGGATCGTGGGCCGGCGGCTCGTCGAACGCGGGCTCGCGTGGTTCTGCGTGAACCGCCTGCCCGAAACCCGCCTGCGCCGCAGCGCGCTCGCGCTGTCGACCGCGGTCACCACGCTGCTGACCACCGGCGTCGCGGTGCAGCTCCTCTATGTCGCGCTGGCGCGTCGCTACGATCTCACGCCGACGCTCAGCGACCTGTGGGACGAGTTCGCGAAGCTGGCGCTGACCTGCGCGCTGATCGCGGGCCTCGGCCGCGCGCTGCTGTGCACGCGCCATCCGTCGTGGCGGCTGCCCGCGCTCGCCGATCCGGTCGCCCGCGCGATGCGGCCGTTCCCGGGCGTGCTGGCCGGGTTGCTGCTCGTGTCCGGCACGCTTGAGGAAATCAACCGGATCGTCGACACGAGCCTGTCGGTCACGCTGTTCGGCCGCGGCATCGTGGCGCTCGTCGTCACGCTGACGGTCGGCGCGTCGCTGCTGCGCGCGAACCGCGTGCGCAGCGCGCTCGCGGCGGCCGGCGAAGCGCCCGAGCAGCGCTCGACGCTTGCGGGACTGATCCACGCCGGCGTGTCGCTCGCGATCGTCGTGTCGCTGCTCGCGCTGATGATCGGCTACATCTCGGTCGCACGCTTCATCACCTTCGAGCTGGTCTGGTTCGAGATCGTCCTGTGCAGCGTATACGTGCTGACGCAACTGACGCGCGACGCGTGCGCCACGCTGTTCAACGCGAACCTGTCGAGCGGCAAGCAGATCAAGCATCTGTTCGGGCTCGGCGACAGGCATCTCGAACAGGCGCAGACCGTGCTGTCGGGCCTCGGCACGAGCCTGCTGATGCTGTTCGCGGTGATCGCGCTGCTGACGGGCGGCTTCGGCACGACGCCGGGCGACCTGCTCGACAGCCTGGTCGCGGTGGTCGGCGGCCAGAAGCTGCAAAGCCTCAACATCATGCCGGACCGGATCATCAACGCGGTGATCGGCTTCGCGGTCGGCCTCTACCTGCTGCGCTCCGTGCGGCGCTGGCTCGACAACGAGTTCATGCCGGCGCTCGGCATGGACCCCGGCATGCGCGCGTCGCTCGTCACGCTGTTCAGCAACGTCGGCTATGCGCTGATCGTGCTGATGACGCTGGCGCTGCTCGGCGTGCGGTGGGACAAGCTCGCGTGGATCGTCAGCGCGCTGTCGGTCGGCATCGGCTTCGGCCTGCAGGAGATCGTGAAGAACTTCGTGTCGGGGCTGATCCTGCTGACCGAGCGGCCGGTGAAGGTCGGCGACATGATCAGCATCAGCGGCGTCGAGGGCGACATCCGCCGGATCAACGTGCGCGCGACCGAGATCCAGCTCAGCGACCGCTCGACCGTGATCGTGCCGAACTCGCAACTGATCTCGCAGAACCTGCGCAACGTGACGATGGGCAACAGCACGCAGGGCGTCGCGACGCTGGTGCTGACGTTTCCGCTGAACACCGATCCGGAGCAGGTGCGCGACCTGCTGCTCGATGCGTACCGCGAGCATCCGTCGATTCTGGAGAAGCCCGCGCCGTCGGTGACGTTCAGCCAGCTCACGCCGGACGGCATCACGCTGAGCGTGACGGGCTACGTCGCGAGCCCGCGGATCGCGGGGTCGACGAAGAGCGACCTGCTGTTCGAGATCCTGAAGCGGCTGCGCGCCGCGCAGATCTCGCTGTCGAGCCCGCGGATGCTGATGGTGCAGAACATGCCGGCGGGGGAGGCGTCGCCCCGCTGA
- a CDS encoding aldehyde dehydrogenase family protein, producing the protein MQFNDILAALDIDLAQWKGNALTARSPLDGATLATLAVDSPADAERKIDAAHAAFLKWRTVPAPVRGELVRVFGNVLREHKAALGRLVTLEAGKITSEGLGEVQEMIDICDFAVGLSRQLYGLTIASERPGHRMMETWHPIGVCGVISAFNFPVAVWAWNAALAFVCGDPVVWKPSEKTPLTAIACHVLLGKALREFDKTHPGVAPEGLSQLVLGMRDVGEVLTSSRKVPVVSATGSVRMGQEVAKVLSQRLGRGILELGGNNGMIVAPSADLDLVVRAVTFAAVGTAGQRCTTLRRLIVHRSVVDQLLPRLEKAYASVTVGSPLEAGTLIGPLVDRASFDAMQKALADAREQGGEVKGGERVDFGHADAYYVRPAIVRMPKQTAVVERETFAPILYVMVYDDFTDAIDVHNAVPQGLSSAIFTNDMREAEQFMSAAGSDCGIVNVNIGTSGAEIGGAFRGEKETGGGRESGSDAWKAYMRRATNAINYSRELPLAQGVKFDV; encoded by the coding sequence ATGCAATTCAACGACATTCTTGCCGCGCTCGACATCGATCTCGCCCAGTGGAAAGGCAATGCGCTGACCGCGCGCTCGCCGCTCGACGGCGCGACGCTCGCGACGCTGGCCGTCGACAGCCCTGCCGACGCCGAGCGCAAGATCGACGCCGCGCACGCGGCATTCCTCAAGTGGCGCACGGTGCCCGCGCCGGTTCGCGGCGAACTGGTGCGCGTGTTCGGCAACGTGCTGCGCGAGCACAAGGCCGCGCTGGGCCGGCTCGTCACGCTCGAAGCCGGCAAGATCACGTCGGAAGGGCTCGGCGAAGTGCAGGAAATGATCGACATCTGCGATTTCGCGGTCGGCCTGTCGCGCCAGCTGTACGGCCTGACGATCGCGTCCGAGCGCCCGGGCCACCGGATGATGGAGACGTGGCACCCGATCGGCGTGTGCGGCGTGATTTCGGCGTTCAACTTCCCGGTCGCGGTGTGGGCGTGGAATGCGGCGCTCGCGTTCGTGTGCGGCGATCCGGTCGTGTGGAAGCCGTCCGAGAAGACGCCGCTCACCGCGATCGCGTGCCACGTGCTGCTCGGCAAGGCGCTGCGCGAGTTCGACAAGACGCATCCGGGCGTCGCGCCGGAAGGCTTGAGCCAGCTCGTGCTCGGCATGCGCGACGTCGGCGAGGTGCTGACGTCGTCGAGGAAGGTGCCGGTCGTCAGCGCGACGGGCAGCGTGCGGATGGGCCAGGAAGTCGCGAAGGTGCTGAGCCAGCGCCTCGGCCGCGGCATCCTCGAGCTCGGCGGCAACAACGGGATGATCGTCGCGCCGAGCGCGGATCTCGATCTCGTCGTGCGCGCGGTCACGTTCGCCGCGGTCGGCACGGCCGGCCAGCGCTGCACGACGCTGCGCCGCCTGATCGTGCACCGCAGCGTCGTCGATCAGCTGCTGCCGCGACTCGAGAAGGCCTATGCGTCAGTGACGGTCGGCAGCCCGCTGGAAGCCGGCACGCTCATCGGCCCGCTGGTCGACCGCGCGTCGTTCGACGCGATGCAGAAGGCGCTGGCCGATGCGCGCGAGCAGGGCGGCGAGGTGAAGGGCGGCGAGCGTGTCGACTTCGGCCACGCGGATGCTTACTACGTGCGTCCGGCCATCGTGCGGATGCCGAAGCAGACGGCGGTGGTCGAGCGCGAAACGTTCGCGCCGATCCTCTACGTGATGGTGTACGACGACTTCACGGATGCGATCGACGTGCACAACGCGGTGCCGCAGGGCTTGTCGTCGGCGATCTTCACGAACGACATGCGCGAGGCCGAGCAGTTCATGTCGGCGGCGGGCAGCGATTGCGGGATCGTCAACGTGAACATCGGCACGAGCGGCGCGGAGATCGGCGGCGCGTTCCGCGGCGAGAAGGAGACGGGCGGCGGGCGCGAGTCGGGTTCGGATGCGTGGAAGGCGTATATGCGTCGCGCGACGAACGCGATCAACTACAGCCGGGAGCTGCCGCTGGCGCAGGGGGTGAAGTTCGACGTGTGA
- a CDS encoding NAD(P)/FAD-dependent oxidoreductase produces the protein MQNFYEATVSRQPYPQLTDTVDTQVCIVGGGLAGLCTALGLVERGVRDVVVLDGERVGYGASGRNGGFVFGGYSLDNADLLRTLGRDEGRRLYRLTVDAVDLIRARIARYGIDCDIVDRGVMLANWFDDPSRLDGLRTLMKTEFDVDWEPVATDALRARLKTTRYHGGLFEPNAFHFHPLKYVLGVAAAAARGGARICEQSAALGIARDGAGYVVRTARGAVRAKDVVFAGGGYARGVSPRIERAVLPIATYVIATEPLGARLADAIDAPYAIYDTRFAFDYYRPLQDTRILWGGRISVLDRGPDAIARLLKRDLARVYPQLADVKVEYAWGGLMSYARHKMPQIGRDADGVWHAIAFGGHGMAPTTVAGETLAAALAGERPVPAGFAAFGLTRTFGLAGLAAAQLTYTAYQARDALAAYRH, from the coding sequence ATGCAGAATTTCTACGAAGCCACCGTTTCCCGCCAGCCCTATCCGCAACTGACCGACACCGTCGACACGCAGGTCTGCATCGTCGGCGGCGGCCTCGCCGGCCTGTGCACCGCGCTCGGGCTCGTCGAGCGCGGCGTGCGCGACGTCGTCGTGCTCGACGGCGAACGGGTCGGCTACGGCGCGTCCGGCCGCAACGGCGGCTTCGTGTTCGGCGGCTACAGCCTCGACAACGCCGACCTGCTGCGCACGCTCGGCCGCGACGAAGGGCGCCGCCTGTACCGGCTGACCGTCGATGCGGTCGACCTGATACGCGCGCGCATCGCGCGCTACGGCATCGACTGCGACATCGTCGACCGCGGCGTGATGCTCGCGAACTGGTTCGACGATCCGTCGCGGCTCGACGGGCTGCGCACGCTGATGAAGACGGAATTCGACGTCGACTGGGAGCCGGTCGCGACCGACGCGCTGCGCGCGCGGCTGAAGACCACGCGCTATCACGGCGGCCTGTTCGAGCCCAACGCGTTCCATTTCCATCCGCTCAAGTACGTGCTCGGCGTAGCCGCGGCCGCGGCGCGCGGCGGCGCGCGCATCTGCGAACAGTCGGCCGCGCTCGGCATCGCACGCGACGGCGCGGGCTACGTCGTGCGCACCGCCCGGGGCGCGGTGCGAGCGAAGGACGTCGTATTCGCGGGCGGCGGCTACGCGCGCGGCGTGTCGCCGCGCATCGAGCGCGCGGTGCTGCCGATCGCGACCTACGTGATCGCGACCGAGCCGCTCGGCGCGCGCCTCGCCGATGCGATCGACGCGCCGTATGCGATCTACGACACGCGCTTCGCGTTCGACTACTACCGTCCGCTGCAGGACACGCGGATCCTGTGGGGCGGCCGGATCTCGGTGCTCGACCGCGGCCCGGACGCGATCGCCCGCCTGCTCAAGCGCGACCTCGCGCGCGTGTATCCGCAGCTCGCGGACGTGAAGGTCGAATACGCGTGGGGCGGGCTGATGAGCTACGCGCGGCACAAGATGCCGCAGATCGGCCGCGACGCCGACGGCGTCTGGCACGCGATCGCGTTCGGCGGGCACGGGATGGCGCCGACCACGGTCGCCGGCGAAACGCTCGCCGCCGCGCTGGCCGGCGAGCGGCCGGTGCCGGCAGGCTTCGCCGCGTTCGGCTTGACCCGCACGTTCGGGCTCGCGGGCCTCGCCGCCGCACAGCTCACGTACACCGCGTACCAGGCGCGCGACGCGCTCGCGGCTTATCGGCACTGA
- a CDS encoding TetR family transcriptional regulator, with product MKTGSRAATSDNRAVPSDARRKYDPEQTKRNILDVATQEFSAMGLAGARVDAIAERTNTTKRMLYYYFESKEGLYEAVLEKVYGDIRALEQELHVGDMAPVEGMRRLVEFTFDYHDKHRDFVRLVSIENIHGAKYLEQLKSFKNRNVSIIKTLEELLERGAASGAFRKDVDAFDLHLLISSFCFHRVSNRYTFGAAFGRDPSAPRLRARHRDTIAEAVLRYVAAE from the coding sequence ATGAAAACAGGAAGCAGGGCCGCCACGTCCGACAACCGCGCGGTTCCGTCCGATGCGCGGCGCAAATACGATCCCGAGCAGACCAAGCGCAACATCCTCGACGTCGCCACGCAGGAATTCTCCGCGATGGGGCTCGCCGGCGCGCGCGTCGACGCGATCGCCGAGCGCACGAACACGACGAAGCGGATGCTCTACTACTACTTCGAAAGCAAGGAAGGCCTGTACGAGGCCGTGCTGGAGAAGGTCTACGGCGACATCCGCGCGCTCGAGCAGGAGCTGCACGTCGGCGACATGGCGCCGGTCGAGGGCATGCGCCGGCTCGTCGAGTTCACGTTCGACTATCACGACAAGCATCGCGATTTCGTCCGTCTCGTGTCGATCGAGAACATCCACGGCGCGAAGTATCTCGAACAGCTCAAGTCGTTCAAGAACCGCAACGTCAGCATCATCAAGACGCTCGAGGAGCTGCTCGAGCGCGGTGCTGCGAGCGGCGCGTTCCGCAAGGACGTCGACGCGTTCGACCTGCACTTGCTGATCAGTTCGTTCTGCTTCCATCGCGTGTCGAACCGCTACACGTTCGGCGCCGCGTTCGGCCGTGATCCGTCGGCGCCGCGCCTGCGCGCGCGGCATCGCGACACGATCGCCGAGGCCGTGCTACGGTACGTCGCCGCCGAATAG
- a CDS encoding phospholipase D-like domain-containing protein → MSVSVRSYLSPTLVLLAFDWPGAQARGDFLGFAITRTPGFWSADGRTRAPYSWLPNRLTFDGPAADTQGDAPTDQAPIQKFMWWDARIDPQDRGGAFRYDVYPVVGTPACLQVLDAERGVCDVVLPAHVEDGVGTWFNRAVVSSQAFAKQVAALHLAPGEAPAADQALKLRTWLANDMEQVFAQMLDPASRAVSAVYHLTDTLWALPAFDAFGRAHGDASLAIVYDAHVTARKGRPPLPSPNQPAVDALQGLATLAPRDRTHIMHDKFIVTDAPGSAAPARLLTGSANFTTEGLTEQANVLHTFDSPALAALYNDRARALAANPPIAETARLSPGWSEPVAIGGARVRVSFSPEPAGQRTQIDTIVSAIEAAQHSVAFCLFMPTDAALRDACFAAGDRGLMMFGLVNRISIDSATKADAAQQNGQALDAATLANLELYHRGRDHRDVIDARYFSPATAPQGFEPELRLFPGEPAPAYPPVVIHHKFIVIDAEGANPVVYSGSANMSRNSEQYNDENLLEIRDARVAATYLAEFLRLYEHYRARALAIDAKTRGASPHPRLALAPDAGWAKKYFVAGSPEEKARVALAAPAPKG, encoded by the coding sequence ATGTCCGTGAGCGTGCGCAGCTATCTTTCCCCGACGTTGGTGCTGCTGGCCTTCGACTGGCCCGGCGCGCAGGCGCGAGGCGACTTCCTCGGTTTCGCGATCACGCGCACGCCGGGCTTCTGGTCGGCGGACGGGAGGACGCGCGCGCCCTATAGCTGGCTGCCGAACCGCCTGACGTTCGACGGCCCGGCCGCCGATACGCAAGGCGACGCGCCCACCGACCAGGCGCCGATCCAGAAATTCATGTGGTGGGACGCGCGGATCGACCCGCAGGACCGCGGCGGCGCATTCCGCTACGACGTGTATCCGGTCGTCGGCACGCCGGCGTGCCTGCAGGTGCTCGACGCAGAACGCGGCGTGTGCGACGTCGTGCTGCCCGCGCACGTCGAGGATGGCGTCGGCACGTGGTTCAACCGTGCGGTGGTCAGCTCGCAGGCATTCGCGAAGCAGGTCGCGGCGCTGCATCTCGCGCCCGGCGAAGCGCCCGCCGCCGACCAGGCGCTGAAGCTGCGCACGTGGCTCGCGAACGACATGGAGCAGGTGTTCGCACAGATGCTCGATCCCGCGTCGCGCGCGGTGTCGGCCGTCTATCACCTGACCGACACGCTGTGGGCGTTGCCCGCGTTCGACGCGTTCGGCCGTGCGCACGGCGACGCGTCGCTCGCGATCGTCTACGACGCGCACGTGACGGCGCGCAAGGGCCGGCCGCCGCTGCCGTCGCCGAACCAGCCGGCCGTCGACGCGCTGCAAGGGCTCGCGACGCTCGCGCCGCGCGACCGGACGCACATCATGCACGACAAGTTCATCGTGACGGACGCACCGGGGAGCGCCGCGCCGGCGCGCCTGTTGACGGGCTCGGCGAACTTCACGACCGAAGGCCTGACCGAGCAGGCGAACGTGCTGCACACGTTCGATTCGCCGGCGCTTGCCGCGCTGTACAACGATCGCGCGCGTGCGCTCGCCGCGAATCCGCCGATCGCCGAGACGGCGCGGCTGTCGCCGGGCTGGTCGGAGCCGGTGGCGATCGGCGGCGCGCGGGTGCGGGTGTCGTTCTCGCCCGAGCCGGCCGGGCAGCGCACGCAGATCGACACGATCGTCTCGGCGATCGAGGCGGCGCAGCATTCGGTCGCGTTCTGCCTGTTCATGCCGACCGACGCCGCGTTGCGCGATGCGTGCTTCGCGGCCGGCGACCGCGGGCTGATGATGTTCGGGCTCGTCAACCGGATCAGCATCGACAGCGCGACGAAGGCCGATGCCGCGCAGCAGAATGGCCAGGCGCTCGATGCGGCGACGCTCGCGAACCTCGAGCTGTACCACCGCGGCCGCGACCATCGCGACGTGATCGACGCGCGGTATTTTTCGCCGGCGACGGCGCCGCAAGGCTTCGAACCGGAGCTGCGGCTGTTTCCGGGCGAGCCCGCGCCCGCGTATCCGCCGGTCGTGATCCATCACAAGTTCATCGTGATCGACGCGGAGGGCGCGAACCCGGTCGTCTACAGCGGATCGGCGAACATGAGCCGCAATTCCGAGCAATACAACGACGAGAACCTGCTCGAGATTCGCGACGCGCGCGTCGCCGCGACCTATCTGGCGGAATTCCTGCGGCTGTACGAGCACTACCGCGCGCGGGCGCTAGCCATCGACGCGAAGACGCGCGGCGCGTCGCCGCATCCGCGGCTCGCGCTGGCACCCGATGCGGGCTGGGCGAAGAAGTATTTCGTGGCGGGAAGCCCGGAGGAGAAGGCGCGGGTTGCACTGGCCGCACCCGCGCCGAAGGGCTGA
- a CDS encoding DeoR/GlpR family DNA-binding transcription regulator codes for MLAEQRHQFILSELGRSGALSVAELVRSLDVSRETVRRDLNALAARGLLVMTHGGALAADRREPSLSEREAANADAKRAIGRRAAEFVPDGASVLIDSGSTPHAVALALADKHRLAVYTNDWRTALVLARRNGNRVTLLGGELSDDEDATFGLDTIQQLAQYHVDFAFVGAGGITADGEFTDYSRLAAEVRSRMIAAAATAIVVADHSKFGRVTPVRINGTEAARYLVTERAPDKAVRRTLVARGIELLVCD; via the coding sequence ATGCTGGCGGAACAACGTCACCAATTCATCCTGTCGGAACTCGGAAGGTCGGGCGCGCTGTCGGTCGCGGAACTGGTGCGTTCGCTCGACGTGTCGCGCGAGACCGTGCGGCGCGACCTGAACGCACTGGCGGCGCGCGGGCTGCTGGTGATGACGCACGGCGGCGCGCTGGCCGCGGACCGCCGCGAGCCGAGCCTGTCCGAGCGCGAGGCGGCCAACGCCGACGCGAAGCGCGCGATCGGGCGGCGCGCGGCCGAATTCGTGCCCGACGGCGCGTCGGTGCTGATCGATTCCGGCAGCACGCCGCATGCGGTCGCGCTCGCACTCGCCGACAAGCACCGGCTGGCGGTCTATACGAACGACTGGCGCACCGCGCTGGTGCTCGCGCGCCGCAACGGCAATCGCGTCACGCTGCTCGGCGGCGAGCTGTCGGACGACGAGGACGCGACGTTCGGGCTCGACACGATCCAGCAGCTCGCGCAATACCACGTCGACTTCGCGTTCGTCGGCGCGGGCGGCATCACGGCCGACGGCGAATTCACCGACTACTCGCGGCTTGCCGCCGAAGTGCGCAGCCGCATGATCGCCGCGGCCGCCACGGCGATCGTCGTCGCCGACCATTCGAAGTTCGGCCGCGTGACGCCGGTGCGGATCAACGGCACCGAAGCGGCGCGCTATCTCGTGACCGAGCGCGCGCCCGACAAGGCAGTGCGCCGCACGCTGGTCGCGCGCGGCATCGAGCTGCTCGTCTGCGACTGA
- a CDS encoding DMT family transporter, with protein sequence MLTSIVAAAFVALWSTGFIVARAIKPYADPNLFLLARFAGTAVLFGAVALAARAPWPARREWPRHLIAGALLQGVYLGASYWAVAQELNAGVMALLGALQPLATAVLAVPLFNERLPARGWLGMALGLAGVALVLAPKVTGGVAPPPGAAPAWLVVTVSVLAVGSITAGSLYQKGKLAQSDLRTAVAVQNLGAALVAAVFAGLLHETRWTGAPALWVSLAWGVVFLSGGAVTMLMWMLRRGNAARATSLLFLAPPLAALQGYLLFGETLAAVQLAGFALALVGVVLARR encoded by the coding sequence ATGCTGACCTCGATCGTCGCCGCGGCCTTCGTCGCACTCTGGTCCACCGGGTTCATCGTCGCGCGGGCGATCAAGCCCTACGCCGATCCCAACCTGTTCCTGCTCGCGCGCTTCGCGGGCACCGCCGTGCTGTTCGGCGCGGTCGCGCTCGCCGCGCGCGCGCCGTGGCCCGCGCGCCGCGAATGGCCGCGCCACCTGATCGCCGGCGCGCTGCTGCAGGGCGTGTACCTCGGCGCGAGCTACTGGGCGGTCGCCCAGGAGCTGAACGCGGGCGTGATGGCGCTGCTCGGCGCGCTGCAGCCGCTCGCGACCGCCGTGCTCGCGGTGCCGCTGTTCAACGAACGGCTGCCCGCGCGCGGCTGGCTCGGGATGGCGCTCGGCCTCGCAGGCGTCGCGCTGGTGCTGGCGCCGAAGGTCACGGGCGGCGTCGCGCCGCCGCCCGGCGCCGCGCCGGCCTGGCTCGTCGTCACGGTGTCGGTGCTGGCGGTCGGCTCGATCACCGCCGGCTCGCTCTATCAGAAGGGCAAGCTCGCGCAGAGCGACCTGCGCACCGCCGTCGCGGTGCAGAACCTCGGCGCGGCGCTCGTCGCGGCCGTCTTCGCGGGGCTGCTGCACGAGACGCGCTGGACCGGCGCACCCGCGCTGTGGGTGTCGCTCGCGTGGGGCGTCGTATTCCTGTCGGGCGGCGCGGTCACGATGCTGATGTGGATGCTCCGGCGCGGCAACGCCGCGCGCGCGACGTCGCTGCTGTTCCTCGCGCCGCCGCTGGCCGCGCTGCAGGGCTACCTGCTGTTCGGCGAGACGCTCGCCGCCGTCCAGCTCGCGGGGTTCGCGCTCGCGCTGGTGGGCGTCGTGCTCGCGCGGCGCTGA
- the nadE gene encoding ammonia-dependent NAD(+) synthetase, whose translation MTSADYASRQRAIIAELNVAPHFDADAEIARRVDFLAQYLRSTGLRTYVLGISGGVDSSTAGRLAQLAVERLRAEDYDARFIAMRLPNGVQNDEADAQRALAFVRADEVLTVDVKPAADAMLASLVAGGLAFAEHAQQDFVHGNIKARERMIAQYAVAGARRGIVIGTDHAAESLMGFFTKFGDGGADILPLAGLNKRRVRAVARALGGEETIVMKVPTADLEELRPLRPDEHAYGVSYDEIDDFLEGKPVSDHVYETVLRFYDGSRHKRALPYTPFDWPAA comes from the coding sequence ATGACCTCCGCCGATTACGCCAGCCGCCAACGCGCGATCATCGCCGAACTGAACGTCGCCCCGCATTTCGATGCCGATGCCGAAATCGCGCGCCGCGTCGACTTCCTCGCCCAGTACCTGCGCTCGACCGGCCTGCGGACCTACGTGCTCGGGATCAGCGGCGGCGTCGATTCGTCGACGGCCGGGCGGCTCGCGCAGCTCGCGGTCGAGCGCCTGCGTGCGGAGGATTACGACGCGCGCTTCATCGCGATGCGTTTGCCGAACGGCGTGCAGAACGACGAAGCCGACGCGCAGCGTGCGCTCGCGTTCGTTCGCGCGGACGAGGTGCTGACGGTCGACGTGAAGCCGGCCGCCGACGCGATGCTCGCGTCGCTCGTCGCCGGCGGGCTGGCGTTCGCGGAACACGCGCAGCAGGACTTCGTGCACGGCAACATCAAGGCGCGCGAGCGCATGATCGCGCAGTACGCGGTGGCCGGCGCGCGGCGCGGGATCGTGATCGGCACCGATCACGCGGCCGAATCGCTGATGGGGTTCTTCACGAAGTTCGGCGACGGCGGCGCGGACATCCTGCCGCTCGCGGGCCTGAACAAACGCCGCGTGCGCGCGGTGGCCCGCGCGCTCGGCGGCGAGGAGACGATCGTGATGAAGGTCCCGACCGCCGATCTCGAGGAGCTGCGTCCGCTGCGCCCCGACGAGCACGCGTACGGCGTCAGCTACGACGAGATCGACGACTTCCTCGAAGGCAAGCCGGTCAGCGATCACGTGTACGAAACCGTGCTGCGCTTCTACGACGGCTCGCGGCACAAGCGCGCGCTGCCTTACACGCCGTTCGACTGGCCGGCCGCGTAA